Proteins from a genomic interval of Trichoderma breve strain T069 chromosome 2, whole genome shotgun sequence:
- a CDS encoding ATP dependent DNA ligase domain-containing protein translates to MSSPAKKRKLNSGKKQPAAQSKGLEYFFSKQKQPDALNTSAGEDGAPSSSSAILSDEELARKLQAEWNQEVPNDVHTPSGGQGATPMDKDVGSVAETVEDGSTPASASQTEKSPPDTTPKKQDAKKTLSLQSTGMADDTVTTSIPLDESPLTFDPSKCFVLVSATTSRIKIVDTLVNCLRILIEGDPPSLLPAVWLATNSISPPYISMELGLGGSAISKALRQVCGLDNRSLKAIFDKYGDPGDVAFEAKKKQSFTLRKPKPLTIKGVYQSLVKIATTHGQGSGEIKQRIVDRLLQDARGGEESRFIVRTVSQYLRIGAVKTTMLIALSRAFSLSKAPGSEYDTKDITELKEIVKASFARHPNYNDLVPALLDVGRPLGDAHKTPGKGFCVHLELMTEKYPDLVELVPKIRGEGIGSFIMEGEVVAVDRETGELKNFQTLTNRARKDVAIGDIKIDVCLFAFDLMYLNGQSLLDRSFRERRELLRSLFIEVPHHFTWVKSLDATSGDSETVLEFFKSALENKCEGIMVKILDNIPDLSLVEVEPGQPLEDPEKLSLPKTKTKGKGKTKNATKGDGDEKPAKSRRKPLLATYEPDKRLDSWLKVKKDYNSSFDTLDMIPVAGWHGQGRKAKWWSPILMAVRNEESGTLEVVCKCISGFTDTFYKANKEFYDNGEESDVWFEPQEVWEMAFADITLSPVYTAAIGLVSDERGLSLRFPRFLKKRDDKTIDEASTNEFLANLWRKQEAKAASSTAKNGEAEVEDALDGEQDE, encoded by the exons ATGTCGAGtccggccaagaagaggaagctcaACAGTGGCAAGAAACAGCCGGCAGCCCAATCAAAGGGACTCGAGTACTTCTTTtccaagcagaagcagccggATGCGTTGAACACCTcggctggtgaagatggtgctCCAAGCAGCTCATCAGCTATACTTTCCGATGAGGAACTGGCACGGAAGCTACAAGCAGAATGGAATCAAGAGGTACCCAATGACGTTCATACCCCTTCTGGAGGCCAAGGTGCGACCCCAATGGACAAAGATGTTGGATCTGTAGCAGAGACGGTAGAAGATGGTTCCACACCCGCTTCTGCAAGTCAAACAGAGAAATCCCCTCCGGATACAACACCCAAGAAGCAggatgccaagaagacgcTTTCTCTGCAATCCACTGGAATGGCCGATGACACAGTAACAACGTCCATTCCGCTTGACGAGTCGCCACTCACTTTTGATCCGTCAAA GTGCTTCGTTCTTGTTAGCGCAACAACAAGCCGTATCAAAATCGTTGATACTCTTGTAAATTGTCTACGCATTTTGATAGAAGGCGATCCTCCTAGTCTTTTACCAGCT GTCTGGCTGGCCACCAACTCTATATCGCCTCCATACATCTCCATggagcttgggcttggcggGTCTGCCATTTCCAAGGCTCTCCGCCAAGTCTGTGGTCTGGATAATAGGTCTCTTAAAGCCATATTTGACAAATATGGAGATCCTGGGGATGTTGCGTTcgaagcaaagaagaaacagagctTCACACTGAGAAAGCCAAAGCCTCTCACAATAAAGGGCGTCTATCAATCCCTGGTAAAGATTGCTACTACTCATGGGCAAGGAAGCGGTGAGATAAAGCAGCGGATCGTGGATCGATTACTGCAGGATGCGCgaggtggagaagagagCCGGTTCATTGTCCGAACCGTCTCGCAGTAT CTCCGCATTGGTGCCGTTAAAACTACCATGCTCATTGCGTTATCCAGAGCATTCTCACTTTCTAAAGCCCCAGGTTCCGAGTACGATACGAAGGATATTACAGAGCTAA AAGAGATTGTCAAAGCAAGTTTTGCAAGACACCCAAACTACAACGACTTGGTTCCTGCACTCCTCGATGTTGGG AGACCTCTCGGAGATGCTCACAAAACTCCAGGGAAGGGATTTTGCGT ACACCTGGAGCTCATGACAGAAAAATATCCGGACCTTGTGGAGCTGGTGCCCAAGATTAGAGGAGAAGGCATCGGTAGCTTTATTATGGAGGGAGAAGTTGTTGCCGTTGACCGAGAGACGGGCGAGCTCAAGAATTTTCAGACACTGACTAATCGTGCTCGAAAGGATGTAGCAATTGGAGACATCAAGATCgatgtctgtctgtttgCGTTTGATCTGATGTATCTCAATGGACAATCTCTTTTGGACAGATCATTTCGAGAAAGGCGAGAGCTTCTTCGATCCCTCTTTATAGAGGTACCCCACCACTTTACTTGGGTTAAAAGCCTGGATGCTACTTCTGGGGACTCCGAAACAGTTCTCGAGTTTTTCAAATCTGCATTGGAGAATAAATGCGAAGGTATCATGGTCAAAATCCTGGACAATATCCCTGATCTGTCCTTGGTGGAAGTTGAGCCTGGGCAACCTCTAGAAGACCCGGAAAAGTTATCGCTCCCCAAGACTaaaacaaaaggcaaagggaagACAAAGAATGCTACAAAGGGCGATGGTGACGAAAAACCAGCAAAATCTCGAAGGAAGCCGCTCTTGGCGACGTACGAGCCAGATAAACGCCTAGACTCTTGGCTCAAGGTTAAGAAGGATTACAATTCAAGTTTCGACACGCTAGATATGATTCCCGTGGCTGGATGGCATGGGCAGGGCAGAAAAGCGAAATGGTGGTCGCCCATCTTGATGGCAGTACGGAATGAGGAGAGTGGCACGCTCGAGGTGGTCTGCAAATGCATATCGGGCTTTACAGACACTTTTTACAAAGCGAACAAGGAGTTTTACGATAACGGGGAGGAAAGCG ATGTTTGGTTTGAGCCACAGGAGGTATGGGAGATGGCATTTGCGGATATTACGCTGAGTCCAGTATATACTGCGGCAATTGGGCTCGTGAGCGACGAGC
- a CDS encoding CSN8/PSMD8/EIF3K family domain-containing protein — MTLSNTTARDRESRFGPVPPCAAKPLWAHRSRTTSNPQYAKSFPSSPTISNFQSTILSPHRNLLKSPLKIQPKMNGEDPAERPDYITTVINGLERYNPEAVGTLESYLQEQCDQKFADCNANRTLLKLYQLNPDRMKDEVVTNILVKAMTQFPSSQFTLALHLINPSAASTGELHEAITKLRSLNSQLQGAQYADFWADLDGDDLCADLIADISGFEDLVRERIATLVSHAFREIKLSHMVSWLGFNEDKTRKFLTEVAGWTIDDDGNVKIPSNPDNEAKKSEIREDVNVDQFARVIRRSWEETV, encoded by the exons ATGACGCTGTCCAACACGACGGCACGTGACCGTGAATCCCGCTTCGGCCCCGTCCCCCCTTGCGCCGCTAAGCCCCTTTGGGCCCATCGAAGCCGCACAACCAGCAACCCGCAATATGCGAAATCTTTCCCTTCCAGCCCCACCATCTCGAACTTCCAGTCGACAATCCTCTCCCCTCACCGAAATCTCCTCAAATCCCCCCTCAAAATCCAGCCCAAGATGAACGGCGAAGATCCCGCGGAACGGCCCGACTACATCACCACCGTCATCAATGGCCTCGAACGTTACAACCCCGAGGCCGTTGGTACGCTCGAGAGCTACCTCCAGGAGCAGTGCGACCAGAAGTTTGCCGACTGCAATGCGAACCGGACGCTGTTGAAGCT CTACCAGCTCAACCCCGACCGCATGAAGGATGAGGTCGTCACCAACAtcctcgtcaaggccatgacCCAATTCCCCTCGTCCCAGTTCACCCTCGCCCTCCACCTCATCAAcccctccgccgcctccaccgGCGAGCTCCACGAGGCAATCACCAAGCTCCGATCCCTCAACTCCCAGCTCCAGGGCGCCCAGTACGCCGACTTCTGGGCCGACCTCGACGGCGACGACCTGTGCGCCGACCTCATCGCCGACATCTCCGGCTTCGAGGACCTCGTCCGCGAGCGCATCGCCACCCTCGTCTCACACGCGTTTCGCGAAATCAAGCTCTCACACATGGTCTCATGGCTCGGCTTCAACGAGGACAAGACCCGCAAGTTCCTCACTGAGGTCGCCGGCTGGACtatcgacgacgacggcaacgTCAAGATTCCTTCTAACCCCGacaacgaggccaagaagtcCGAGATTCGTGAGGACGTTAACGTCGATCAGTTCGCGAGAGTGATTAGACGGTCTTGGGAGGAAACTGTATAA